Genomic segment of Nitrospirota bacterium:
CTTCATATGTGCACCTCCTTTAGCCTTAAAAGGCTCTGGGTTTAAAACCCGTAGAAGGATAGCTTAAGCTATCGCTCTGTAATATGGGAGGTGCATTTTCTTTTTCATGGTATCATTCTGGCTTGTCCAGAATCCTTCTTAAAGAACGATTCCCGACAAGCGGGAATGACACCTTCAGATTTTTCAATCCCTTTACCCCTTTAGAAAATTTCAGTGAAGCGAAGGAGGCTAAAGAAAAGAAGTGGGGTTTGGGGCAAAGCCCCAAAGGGAAGTACCCCTTAAAGGAATTTACACAAAATGATTGACACTACCCTGCTTTTTCACATATCTTTCTATGACAGATTCGTATTCAGGATTTAAGTTAATGAATCTTGCTCCATAACAGTATAAGCTACTGCCTGTTTTCATTACCCTCACTACCTCGCAGTCAGCCACTATGCGCTCCTCATAAGGCATAAAGAACGAGCATATGACAATATCTCCTTTTGCGAGGGTCTTGTCTGTCTCAATGAGGATACCTGATTTACTTATATCCTGAGATGTGCAGAAAAAAGGCTCGCTTCCGAATCTTCCCTTGATTGCGACCTTGATAAGCACCCTTATGTCTTTTCTTAAAGGGACATCGAGAAGGTTATGAACCTTTTCGAGAAGCTCTTCTCCTTTGAGAGGTCTTGTGATATATGTATTTGCACCACATCTTGCGCATCTTTCTATATCAGATGCTTTTTTGGTGCACACAATTATGATTGAGACCTTCTTAAGTGTCTTATCCTCTCTTATTGCCCTTGAAAGCTCATCCCCTGGCACCTCAGGCATATCGAGGTCAGCTATGATGATGTCCACCTTTTCGGTTTTATGGATTTCTAATGCCTCCCTGCCACTACTTGCAGTGAAGAGCTGAAAATCAGCCCTCGAGAGGATGTTTTTCTCTTGCTCTATAAATGGTCTTAGGTCATCTACTATGAGGATTTTCTTTTTCATATAGACAATTTTATTAGAAACCCGTTCTTTTGTCAAAAAAATGGAGATTATTTAGGCAGGGATAGTCTGTGATAGTTTATCCATATACTCTTGCCACTCTATTG
This window contains:
- a CDS encoding response regulator, encoding MKKKILIVDDLRPFIEQEKNILSRADFQLFTASSGREALEIHKTEKVDIIIADLDMPEVPGDELSRAIREDKTLKKVSIIIVCTKKASDIERCARCGANTYITRPLKGEELLEKVHNLLDVPLRKDIRVLIKVAIKGRFGSEPFFCTSQDISKSGILIETDKTLAKGDIVICSFFMPYEERIVADCEVVRVMKTGSSLYCYGARFINLNPEYESVIERYVKKQGSVNHFV